gggaaaggagagcaaagccTGGATGTCCATGGAGGCTTTGGCCTTGCAGGAGGGTGGGGGCTTGGAGGGGATTTTTGGTTTGGTATTTTGGCTTTGAGGGAgactgtttggggttttgggttcttctgggtttttggtttttttgagggagggctgggggctttttttgagggggaagggggggttTGGAGGGATAGCTTTGGGGCTATTAAGCTTTTTGATTTAGCCTTGCTCTCCTGCCCCCAGCATCAGCCCCTGAGCTGAGAGGGATCAGGGCCTCCCTCTGCAGGTACAGAGCTGCTGATGGAAAATCTGTTTCCAAAGGGGCAGGAAAACTTCCTGCAAGggctccaggcactgccagtTAGAGTTTTCATAACTGCAGTggctggagctccctgccaGGCACGGTCTCCCCAGAGCTCCTCTTGCTTTTCATccaccagcactcccagctccttctcAGCAGTCCCATAAACCTCCACATTCCCATTTTAAcccatttccccccaaaaaggaaaataattctttcttCACTGTAACAGAGATGGGAAAGTCCCCTGTAAGGAGCAGGTTAAGTTTGGTGCACTCAGAGGTAGAAATAAAACCCAGGAATTTTCTAGGAAGAGGAGGTGAAGTTTCAGGGTTTTATTATCAAAGTTTtgtaaaacattttctgaaactGTACATCGACATGGCACAGACTGTCGGCTACTTTTGTCTCTTTACCTGCACAAAAGTAaaagctctggagctgctggaactAAGGAACAGCTTTGGGTAACTACTCTGCAAATACCATGGGATCACCGAGTGCGGGAGAGAGGGAACGGCCGGGACAGGAACACAAATTTATCTGTTTGTACAACTTGAGATCAAGTAAAAAGTACATTATCAATGGACTTGCTTTAAAAACAGACCAAGGTCATTTTAAAATGCACTCCCTGCTGCAGCGGGCGAgctcctgagccccagccctgggtgagGCTGCTCCCCCAACCCTCCCTCACTGGGCACGGCCAGGATTCCCCTTCCCGAGCTCTGAACGGACACAGTGGAGACAGAGCCCTCAGGAAGGTCAGGGCACAGAACCCTGGGCAAAGCCAACCAAAACCCGCCGGAAAGCAAACCCAACCAAGCCCAGCACGTGGCTTAAAACCAGAACTAAAGCCAAGAGCACAAAGAGCTGGTGCGATCCAAGGCCGACCCCTCGGTGGCTGCAGGACAGGAGGGCTGTGCCACACTCCCAGGGCATTCCCACAGGACAGGGGGCTGTGCCACACTCCCCACACCCCTGGGACGCTGCCACGCTGCTGGCTCAGCCCGGGACACTccggagggagggagggaagcagggagggagggagggagggaaggaggaggggtGGCCCAGCCCGTGCTGTGGGAGGGACGTGCGGGCTGGCCCGGCCCCAGCTGGGCCCCGGAGCAGGGGATCCCTGTCTCAAGCTTTGGGTGTGAGTTAGTATCGGGATGGACAGACCATGGAGAGCTCGGAGCTGGATACATCTAGGTTGAGGATTAACAAGTACAGCATAAAGGATCacactgaggggctgtgggCGGCTCAGTCGCTCATGTCCATGTCCTCCTCGTGGTGGTCGTCCCCGTTCACCTTGGACTCCCTGCCCGGATCCCCGCTGCCCTTCTCGGCCGCGGGCTCCTTCCCTTTGGGGGAGGGAGCGTCCGCcaccttcttctcctccttcttctccttctcgCTGTCGTAGCCCTGTTCCTCCTCGTCGTAGTCCCTTGTGACCtgctttgccagggaaagggacacGTTAGCACTTCCCtgtgggccgggccgggggggatgtggggcagggctgggagcagccccaggccttTTTGGAACATACTTTCACATCCTTGTCGCTCTCGGATTTCCGGTCTCGATCCTTCTCCTTGtctttgctcttctttttcttgctcGTTGACCGCTCCCTCTcgtctctgctcctctccttgtctttgtccttcttcttttcctttttatgccTATGAGGACCAGCAGGAAGAGGATCAGGCCCATCCTTATCACCCCATTCCACAGCTGGAACTGTGTCCAGAGCGTTACCCACAGCAAACCCAAAGGAAAACGGCAGAGGGCAAGTAGGGAACAGGCTGTGCTTCCAGGAAATACCCAAAATCCCAACTTCTCAGCTCTGGCTCAAGGACAACAGCACAAAGCCAAGGCTGAGCAATGCTGTGGCAAACAGAACCATGGAATCTCCTGAGCTGAAGGGCCCCACAGGGATCATGGAGTGCAAAACCTGGAGAGCACAAACAGCAAGAGGAGCACCCTGAGTTCCCCATCCTGGGACAGGGTCACAGAACACCCAGGCCACCCAAAATCAGATGATTCCTACTGTGCAGAGCCAAAGGGGCTGGGAATGGTGGCACATCTACTCATATCACCCCTGGAACGCCTGACCCTTGGAGCTCCCTGCcaaccccagagcagctccgcaaaagcagcagagattcCCCCACACAGAATCCCACGGAGCCTCCCTGAAGGTCACAATTTGGGCATTCCCCACCCAGACACCATTCATTGTTCCCAGCCAAGTGCTTCCCTGACCTTCTGGGCGACGGGGACCGGGACATTTTCCGTTTGGGAGACCTGGGCTTTTTCGGGGACCGCGTCCCGCTCCGGCTCCGCCGGCGCCGCCGTTCTCTGCAGGGAGACACAGGAGCTTTGCAAATCTCTGCTGATTTTTTTACAGCTGCAAATGCATCTCTAACTTCAACCCTAGCCCTGTTCACAGGGCTACGCTGGATTAACAACTAAAGAGCCATTAAAACTGCAAGctaaatttggattttttttttttaatgaaacacTTTTGCCTGGATTTATTCCCTAAATGAGGAAGAGCTTCACAGAGACCCTGGAGCATCAAACTCTGACACAGAGCAAGGAAAACTGTTCTAAGCCTAAAGAATTTACCTCAGACACTGCAGGAAAATGCAAGTATCAATAGACACAGGTGGTAGAGGTGCTGTTGTGCCTGTACCAGACACATCCTCATTGGAACCATGATCCAATGGGATCCAGGCAtagtttggggtggaagggacctcaaagcccagctccttctatgggcagggacaccttccacacaCCAGCTGCTCTATcacaagaacatttttttctatttaatacTGAAGTGCATCAAAATCCTGCTGGGAACAGAGAGCAaggaaaatcccatttctgTACCTGCTTGTGCTTCTGGATCTTCTGGTTGTGCTGTAGCTTTTGGGGGGAGTTTTAGAacgtttcttttctttctcttccttctttttatccCTTTTAGTAGAAAAGAGATTAAGTCACTTTCAAACAGCACTTCCTAATCTGCTGTGgagggaaagggatgcagagcTGGAGGGACACAGCCCCGTGGGGacccagcagtggcagcacagggcacagtccctgccctgctcaggacTGCACTCCCTGGAGTCATTACCTGGTTTTGGACGTGCTCCGagacctcctgctcctctctctggAATGAGATCTCCTTCTCCTCGGACTTTTGGATCGCCTCCTGCTTCTGGATTTGGAATGGGACCTTCTCCTTGACCTGCTCCTGGAGCGTCTGCCAGGGACAACCAACATGGAGTCACGGGGAGGAGATCCTGGGACTGCTCGGGGCCAGGAACCCCCAGaccacagctcagcctggcctGCCAGGAACCCTGCACACTGAAATGGCAATGAAGCTTTGGAGCCCCAAATCAAACCCAAGGCTCTTCCCAAGGAtgatttctgcaggaattgtTCCAGCTGTGGGAGGTGTTGCTAAGGGATTGCTCAGTCACCTGTGTCTGGATGAGGAAggtgtcctcctcctcctcgagCGCGACCTCGACCTTGAGTGTCTTCgcttttcatcttttttgtctggaaaaggaaaaccagaatAAAAACCAATGTTTGATTTTAATATTCAAAAAGATTTTCTAAAGGAAAGGACCCAGAGCTTCATATAATTGATATAAATCAACCTGATCTTGCCATTTGCAATGAAGGCTCATCTATAATTTTCTTCACAAGAAGACAAAAAGAACCAACAGAGGATGGGCATATGTTTGTGACATAAAATAACAGTTTTATATTAAATTAGAGAAgtcaaaattcagaaaaaatctTAAGTCAGTGAAAGGCTGATGGCTGCAGGGCCATGGAAAATCCTGTGAAAATCCCAGAATCTGCCATTTCCTGAGGGGCTGAAGAACCTGACAAATGATTGTTTTGAATTTCCCACAAAAACGCCTGAAACTAAACAAGAACAGGAGCTCTGTTCTTTCCTAGAAATCAtcaggaggctgcaggactgatgaatattctgtattttcagcGTTCAAGTTTCTGCCTCTCAGATTTGGTGGCTCTGACATTTGTGAGGGAGCTGCTTGTTCTAAAACCAAACCTGCTGAAAGAAGCTCcaaaaaagaattatttacaAACCTCCCAGATTAGGAATCAAGATTAACAAAAGCATCCCTGAGAAACATCAGCAGGGTGCCAAGTGGTGAGGCCAGGAAATGCACATTCCCTTGGAATTTGAGGCAGCAGCAAGAACTCCCCTCAGGGAAGCCTGGTTGTTTTACAGCCTTCGAATCAGTGAATTTTGGGAAATCAATGGATTAATTTCAACCTGTTTCTGCAGGAAATGGAGCATCCACTGCAGGATGATTAAAAACCTACTACAGGAATTCCCACAGAGCACAGGCATGaaggcagggctctgcagagcaccagttctgctcagtgctgtgtCCAAGCCCCATGCTGGCTGGAAGGGCTCATTCCAGGCTGCAATTACCTGGCTCTATAGCAGCAGAGATTAAGGACTGTGCTTCTCGGACTCTCTTCATGGCCTCTTCTATTTCTTTACTGGAGGTATCTGATTTCAGACTGGGGGACACGAGACCTGCAGCCACGTGGTTCAACCTGGCCAACACAGAATTCCAAAACTCAGCACTCAGCAACCCAAGGGATACAGCTCTGCACTGTCAGACTCGGGGAACCCTggagtggttttggtttggagGGACATCAAGCCCATCTGATCCCACCCCCTACCccggctgctccagcaggacagggccTGGGCACTGAACCCATGGATATTCCCAGGGACATTCCCATGGAATCCCCCAGCAGTGCAGTACAAGGGTTGGGGAACACTGGTGCTTACTTTGGATCCACTGTGCTCATCAGTTTTAGGAGCTGATCTGCTGCAAGAGACTGTGAGGGAAAAACAAAGTTAGAACCAGGCTGGGAGATGTGAGAGCTCCAGAGAAGCTCCCTTGGAATGTCCCCTGGagttttcccagctggaaaagcagagcagaacacCTCCAGCAAAGAGGAAAGGCAACTCTGGATGCTGTGAACACCCCACACTGGGGATTCATCCTCCACAGCAGCCAAAGCCAGCCCTGACCGGGCAGGATCAGGGATAAACCACAAATGGGTGAAACCACAAATGGATAAAAATACCAGCAGATAAAAATACATTGCTGGGGTGTGTTTGTCCTTATGTACTAGTAACTTTTTGTGCACAGGTTATTTCTGTCACTGCAAGAGAACAGAGCCCTCTCTAAGCTGTCTGTCCACTAAAGAGCTCAATGCCAACTTACAAACATTTAAGTattccatgaaaaaaatgttacagCTCTTAGGATAATCCAGGTATCATGATCACTTCCTGCACCAATGGggtgttaagaaaaaaaagtttaattctCACTCATTTTTTTATAATGAACTCCAACTTTCATTGTTGAAATGTTTGTTACAATCTGATAGTTTAATGTACAAAAATACTTCGTCTCCccaaatttacatttttctaatttgccttaaattttttttcatttgttatttAATTTTCACCATCATTTACTTGTTCTTCCACATGGGAATACATAAAAAATTTAAGTGATGGTAGTAGCAATGCATTAAATTATTGCTGCTTCTTGTGGCTGTAAAAGAGTATTTTATTCTTAtctcttaaatattttatctatATAGATATGACCAATATATTTATATTGACATATTTTTATTGATATAAATATTCTAGTACTTAGTACTTAAAAACCTTTTTTGTTCAGCTGTAACAACCTGATGAAGTTTCCTCACATTTTTGACACCtacaaaattaaaaagccaAACTACTTTTTACTTGAAGAACAAGGCAGGTTCCTGGTCTGATAATGACACATATTTGAAATACTTCATTGCTATTCCCAAATTATTCCTTGGCCCCTTCCAGCCTTTACTTTGATATTCAAGCAGGTATTTTCATTCCAATCCCCGGAGTTCccaggcagtggctgtgagGTGACACAAATGAAAACCACTCTCAGAGCAGGAAAGAGGGGGCAGTAAAAGATATTTGGAATGAGGACGTACCTGGGAGTTCAGGTTTGCTCCAGGAAGCCCAAGAGCAGCAAGGGCAGGGTCGAGAGCAGGAGCTCCTAGAGCAGCTAAAGGGACAGCACCAATCTGTGGCAGAGACAGCAGTTagggcacagcagtgacaaaaaTCAGGCAGGGACATCACTGGGCAGGGGAAATAAAGGTGAAGGAGCAAAGCATTCCAGCCAACTGAAGGGATAGTTGAAAACAAAGTTATTTTTCAGTgctaaaatagaaattaattccAAGTTTTTGAGGCTATTGCCCCATTTCTAGTTCATTTTAGGGTTGAGATGGCCATAGTTTATGTTGAAAAGCAATTTAACAAGACTGCATCCCTGCAAATGTCTCCAAATTGGTTAAAAAGCTACTGGGAGAGCAGAAGGTTCCCTAAAGCAGCTCATTTTGGGCCATTTCAAATGAGATGGCTGAGACAGCCAGCCAAACCCAACACACAGTGCCAAGATGTGCTGAACTGTGCAGCACAGTCCCCTCCTAAAATGGATGTGCTGAACACATCCcaccagaggggctgggagcagagccacagctgcagtTCAGGTGGCTCAGCATCCACTTCCAGGATTCACATGCACACTTTTTTTAGTGAATGAAATCTTTGGGTTGTATTTGGTTCTCCCAACCCCTTCCCTGGGTTTCAAAGGTTAAATTCAGGCTCTTCCCTCCTGAGCAGCTCCGTGGCCAGGGGCTCCTTCAGCtaagcaggagctggggagggttTGAGAGGTGCAGAATTAATGAGGCTTTATTGTGATTAATTTGCCTCCTGCACTTTGATTCTGTGCCCTGTTAAGAGCTGAGCTGTGACTCCAGCTTTTCCCACAATGTGCAATTCTCACTGTTCATCTTCCACATGAATTCCTGTGGGTTCACACAAGCAGGCTCCAATTTTCCCCTCAGCTGGAGGATTAATGAAGGGAATCTCACAGTGTGGCAGCTCCTTGGACTTGAGGAATTTACAGTCTGTGAGATCTCTACTGCTTGTCACATCTGTAAAGTACAGCGGGTGAGAGGGGCGGGAGGCACAAACAGAGCCCTGGGAAACCAGGAAAGAGGAAATAAGGATATTCCATCTAACAACTTGTCACTGTCATGCCCCAATCACATCAGAGCTGTCCCAGTCCAGCAGGGTCAATAAATCACTCTAGGAATTGGAATGAACACATCAGTCCTGAAAGAAAGAGCAGGAATGaaggggaatgcagcagcaggCACCCAGGGGTCCCCAGCCTACCTGAGAGAGAGGGTTGGGAGTGGGCAGCAGGCCACCCCcgggcagcagccctgccacgGCATTAGCTGGTGCCAAGAGAGACAAAGCCTTAGTCTCATCAGGAATGACTCCTGCAGGGAAACAGCCTGGCATTAGAGGGCATCCCAGCCCAGAGGCACCAAATACACAAATACACCCAGCAAAGTCTCCCTGATACACCACCTGAGTTTGTTGAAAGTACTTATGTTGGCTAAAATACAAAGCTTGATGGCTATTAATATTTAGCATTAACTTTTTTTGTCAGAATGCAACTTCAATGGGTGACAATTTGACTGTTCCTTTTTCTCTACAAAAGGTTAAGTTTCTAGAGCAAAAAAATAGCACAATACACACTACTTTGTTGTTAACACTGCCAAGGTTTCATCACCTGTACTCGATTTTTAAGTCATGAACCAAACGTAAGCAAGCACAGTCGGTTCTCCAGGGGTGAGAGTGCTCTCAACTTTCAAAAGCTGTTTTATGAACAACGACTCGTGTCGGCTGCTTCACTacaaagcacacagaaaaatCAAGATACACAAGACAAAAAAAGTTGGATTTAGGGGTTAATAATATGGTACAGTTCactatgttttctttttacacCTACCATACAAATTTTGGCAAACTTAAAGAGAAGGGACGGGTGTTTGGGTAGGGCTTTTGCTGACGTGGCACAGGGAGTGCGGTCCCTGCGGCTCTCCGGgaaggctggggctgtgtctgtggctgggacacacacagggatgctgGCACATTCCTTACCTGTGCAGTAAAATGCTTTTGCTCCAATACGTGCCAGCCTAGAGcgccagcagtgctgctgccacctgcCGTGGCACAGGGGACTCTTGCAGCCAGCTAAGCCCAGGGGTTactgcactgcctgctctgcacacagagtgCTCAGGGCCCTACTAGCAAACAGGTGTGGAGGGAGTTTTACTCTATCCAACAGCAAAAGCCCTATACAGATGGATTAATTTGTTAATGTGCCCAAGCCCCCAGAATGAGAGTTCAATAAAACAATTTTACTATATAGTTGCAAATACCAGTAGTGTTTCTGTAATACATATTAAGAAACTGCATCTCATCATAAAACATACAATATGTACAGGGCACTTAAGAGAAACTGGATAAGCTGCAGAAGAAAACTGTTGGGTGGTATTTTCAGCAGGGCCTGGTATATAGTTCAGGCTGAACCAGGGAAAAGAACTGtaaaacacaacaacaaaaaagaaaaaccactgtTAAATAAAGGTAATGGTTCCTCCCACCTATACTGAGAAGTGCCGATAATCTACACAAATGTACAATACACAGCACTGATATCTGGCTCGTGgcactgagctggcagcactttAGATACCCAAAGTTATGGAGGGACAGGGAAAAAGGTCATGGAGGCAAAGGGCAGGAATGCATAAATATATCAACATACCTACAGAGAGATTATGGGGTCATTT
This DNA window, taken from Melospiza georgiana isolate bMelGeo1 chromosome 9, bMelGeo1.pri, whole genome shotgun sequence, encodes the following:
- the SRSF11 gene encoding serine/arginine-rich splicing factor 11 isoform X2 — protein: MASSSGTDVIQVTNVSPSASSEQMRTLFGFLGKIEELRLFPPDDSPLPVSSRVCFVKFHDPDSAVVAQHLTNTVFVDRALIVVPYAEGVIPDETKALSLLAPANAVAGLLPGGGLLPTPNPLSQIGAVPLAALGAPALDPALAALGLPGANLNSQSLAADQLLKLMSTVDPKLNHVAAGLVSPSLKSDTSSKEIEEAMKRVREAQSLISAAIEPDKKDEKRRHSRSRSRSRRRRTPSSSRHRRSRSRSRRRSHSKSRSRRRSKSPRRRRSHSRERSRRSRSTSKTRDKKKEEKEKKRSKTPPKSYSTTRRSRSTSRERRRRRSRSGTRSPKKPRSPKRKMSRSPSPRRHKKEKKKDKDKERSRDERERSTSKKKKSKDKEKDRDRKSESDKDVKVTRDYDEEEQGYDSEKEKKEEKKVADAPSPKGKEPAAEKGSGDPGRESKVNGDDHHEEDMDMSD
- the SRSF11 gene encoding serine/arginine-rich splicing factor 11 isoform X1 — encoded protein: MASSSGTDVIQVTNVSPSASSEQMRTLFGFLGKIEELRLFPPDDSPLPVSSRVCFVKFHDPDSAVVAQHLTNTVFVDRALIVVPYAEGVIPDETKALSLLAPANAVAGLLPGGGLLPTPNPLSQIGAVPLAALGAPALDPALAALGLPGANLNSQSLAADQLLKLMSTVDPKLNHVAAGLVSPSLKSDTSSKEIEEAMKRVREAQSLISAAIEPDKKDEKRRHSRSRSRSRRRRTPSSSRHRRSRSRSRRRSHSKSRSRRRSKSPRRRRSHSRERSRRSRSTSKTRDKKKEEKEKKRSKTPPKSYSTTRRSRSTSRERRRRRSRSGTRSPKKPRSPKRKMSRSPSPRRHKKEKKKDKDKERSRDERERSTSKKKKSKDKEKDRDRKSESDKDVKQVTRDYDEEEQGYDSEKEKKEEKKVADAPSPKGKEPAAEKGSGDPGRESKVNGDDHHEEDMDMSD
- the SRSF11 gene encoding serine/arginine-rich splicing factor 11 isoform X3: MLNINSHQALYFSQHKYFQQTQVVYQGDFAGCICVFGASGLGCPLMPGCFPAGVIPDETKALSLLAPANAVAGLLPGGGLLPTPNPLSQIGAVPLAALGAPALDPALAALGLPGANLNSQSLAADQLLKLMSTVDPKLNHVAAGLVSPSLKSDTSSKEIEEAMKRVREAQSLISAAIEPDKKDEKRRHSRSRSRSRRRRTPSSSRHRRSRSRSRRRSHSKSRSRRRSKSPRRRRSHSRERSRRSRSTSKTRDKKKEEKEKKRSKTPPKSYSTTRRSRSTSRERRRRRSRSGTRSPKKPRSPKRKMSRSPSPRRHKKEKKKDKDKERSRDERERSTSKKKKSKDKEKDRDRKSESDKDVKQVTRDYDEEEQGYDSEKEKKEEKKVADAPSPKGKEPAAEKGSGDPGRESKVNGDDHHEEDMDMSD